A genome region from Variovorax paradoxus includes the following:
- a CDS encoding ABC transporter permease subunit, with amino-acid sequence MTKMLSDPSQGRRLLAVMRQECRLMLAERALWAVGALFLALVAYALGNGLVQTANRDRAQAAVAQADRDTRAAQRVLLEGILAGTAQPTPFENPADPSRMASGYGGHHAILPTAPLGPVALGQSDLYPSQYRVTGQSRVVFMNPSDIESPWHLLSGHFDLAFVIVYLLPLLIFALSYNLLSAERENGTLRLLLSQPLRLRTLLAGKLTVRAAVLLGPAVLLPVAVLLVARQAGLAGASGATLWWTLLVGAYALFWFALVVAVNAFGASSATNAMVLVIAWVLLVLVAPVLLNLAVTQASPAPSRTELATRQRIVTAEAMKTHAAPMSTDYQHVGRGTVLVPQNGKIEIAGRLLGSYLIERDVDDAIRPELDRFDAQQARQQVLLGRFSAVSPAAVAYEGMTALAGTGSRRQARFEAQTVAHHEAWKRFFFPRIDARDALTPAAFDRIPAFMWHEEPAGLVRGHAARAVLQLLVPSLLLFGLAAWRLRRFSVS; translated from the coding sequence ATGACCAAGATGCTTTCCGATCCTTCGCAGGGCCGCCGCCTGCTGGCGGTGATGCGCCAGGAGTGCCGCCTCATGCTGGCCGAGCGCGCGCTGTGGGCCGTGGGTGCGCTCTTCCTGGCGTTGGTGGCCTACGCCCTGGGCAACGGGCTCGTGCAGACCGCGAACCGCGACCGCGCGCAGGCCGCCGTCGCGCAGGCCGACCGCGACACCCGCGCCGCGCAGCGCGTGTTGCTCGAAGGCATCCTCGCGGGCACCGCACAGCCCACGCCGTTCGAGAACCCGGCCGATCCGTCGCGCATGGCGAGCGGCTACGGCGGGCATCACGCCATCCTGCCGACGGCGCCGCTGGGCCCGGTCGCGCTGGGCCAGAGCGACCTGTACCCGAGCCAGTACCGGGTCACCGGCCAGAGCCGCGTGGTGTTCATGAACCCGAGCGACATCGAGAGCCCCTGGCACCTGCTGAGCGGGCACTTCGACCTGGCCTTCGTCATCGTCTATCTGCTGCCGCTGCTGATCTTCGCGCTCAGCTACAACCTGCTGTCGGCCGAGCGCGAGAACGGCACCTTGCGGCTGCTGCTGTCGCAGCCCCTGCGCCTTCGCACGCTGCTCGCGGGCAAGCTCACGGTGCGCGCGGCGGTGCTCCTGGGGCCCGCGGTGCTGCTGCCCGTGGCGGTGCTGCTGGTGGCGCGGCAGGCGGGACTGGCCGGCGCATCGGGCGCCACGCTGTGGTGGACCTTGCTGGTCGGCGCCTATGCGCTCTTCTGGTTCGCGCTCGTGGTGGCGGTCAATGCCTTCGGCGCGTCGTCGGCGACCAATGCCATGGTGCTGGTGATCGCGTGGGTGCTGCTGGTGCTGGTCGCGCCGGTACTGCTGAACCTGGCCGTCACGCAGGCCAGTCCGGCGCCCTCGCGCACCGAACTCGCCACGCGCCAGCGCATCGTCACGGCAGAGGCCATGAAGACGCATGCCGCGCCGATGAGCACCGACTACCAGCACGTCGGCCGCGGCACGGTGCTCGTGCCGCAGAACGGCAAGATCGAGATCGCGGGCCGGCTGCTGGGCAGCTACCTGATCGAGAGGGACGTCGACGACGCCATCCGGCCCGAGCTCGACCGCTTCGATGCGCAGCAAGCCAGGCAGCAGGTGCTGCTCGGCCGCTTCAGCGCGGTTTCGCCCGCAGCCGTCGCCTATGAAGGCATGACCGCGCTCGCCGGTACGGGCAGCCGCCGGCAGGCACGCTTCGAAGCGCAGACCGTGGCGCACCACGAGGCGTGGAAGCGCTTCTTCTTCCCGCGCATCGATGCGCGCGATGCGCTCACCCCGGCGGCGTTCGACCGCATCCCTGCCTTCATGTGGCATGAGGAGCCGGCCGGTCTCGTGCGCGGCCACGCCGCCCGGGCCGTGCTGCAGCTCCTTGTGCCGAGCCTGCTGCTGTTCGGGCTGGCCGCATGGCGCCTGCGCCGTTTCTCGGTTTCCTAG